The genomic segment GATCTTAAAAAAAATGCCACTGTAAAGGCGATTGCTAAAGTCGAAAAAGTTACAGTTGATTCTAAAATCGAGAGCGTTTATAACTCATTAAATTCCAACAATTTTAAAATGCCTGAGCTTAGAACTTTCTCAGAAGCTTTAAAAGGATTTTATTTGTTGAAAGAAAGAGGAGTGATCAAGAAAAATATCCTAACATTAATTGATTTCAGTTTGTCATCAAACACTAAACGTTTGTGGGTGATTGATTTAACGAGCAATACAATTTTGTTTAATTCGCTTGTAGCTCACGGGAGAAATACGGGAGAAGAATTTGCTTCAGCATTTTCAAATCTTAATTCATCATTTAAAAGCAGTTTAGGTTTTTATGCTACTGGTGAAATTTACCAAGGAAAACATGGTGCTTCTTTGCGTTTAGATGGTTTAGAAAATGGCGTAAATGACAATGCTCGCGAAAGAGGCGTTGTAATGCACGGT from the Flavobacterium sp. genome contains:
- a CDS encoding murein L,D-transpeptidase catalytic domain family protein; amino-acid sequence: MIYKIYPLFVFLLLSFGKDSKNTADLKKNATVKAIAKVEKVTVDSKIESVYNSLNSNNFKMPELRTFSEALKGFYLLKERGVIKKNILTLIDFSLSSNTKRLWVIDLTSNTILFNSLVAHGRNTGEEFASAFSNLNSSFKSSLGFYATGEIYQGKHGASLRLDGLENGVNDNARERGVVMHGADYVSESFIRDHKRLGRSQGCPAVPVELTNDIIELIKDKSCLYIYHPSRSFAMEERLIS